The following coding sequences are from one Microbulbifer sp. TB1203 window:
- a CDS encoding OmpA family protein has translation MKKALMAVALGSLITTGAQAEEFQGSKLTQAKQATVFTGAAIAGAAVGGPVGFIAGALGGAWLGEQIEQAEEATMLASQLTESRAELSTLAQQLDAARLSANDASELAVDSLQFQLLFTTGDDQLQEGQLHQLSALADFLQRHPQVEVHLEGRADPRGSDGYNNVLSDQRALSVQRALETFGVNSGRINRRALGASQSQAPRGDADAYALERRVDIHFSLPESMAGNF, from the coding sequence ATGAAAAAAGCACTGATGGCCGTAGCTCTGGGTTCCCTGATCACCACCGGCGCCCAGGCAGAGGAATTCCAGGGATCGAAACTGACACAGGCCAAACAGGCCACCGTATTCACCGGCGCCGCCATCGCGGGCGCCGCCGTGGGAGGCCCGGTGGGATTTATCGCCGGCGCCCTGGGCGGGGCCTGGCTGGGCGAGCAGATTGAACAGGCAGAAGAGGCGACTATGCTGGCATCACAACTCACCGAAAGCCGCGCAGAGCTGAGCACTCTGGCGCAACAACTGGACGCAGCCCGCCTGTCGGCCAACGACGCCAGCGAGCTGGCTGTGGACTCCCTCCAATTCCAATTGCTGTTCACCACCGGTGACGACCAACTGCAGGAGGGGCAGTTACACCAGTTGTCTGCGCTGGCGGATTTCCTCCAGCGCCACCCGCAGGTCGAAGTGCACCTGGAGGGCCGCGCCGACCCCCGCGGCAGCGACGGCTACAACAACGTCCTCTCCGACCAGCGCGCCCTCTCCGTGCAGCGCGCCCTGGAGACCTTCGGTGTGAACTCCGGCCGCATCAACCGCCGCGCCCTGGGCGCCAGCCAGTCCCAGGCCCCCCGCGGGGACGCGGACGCCTACGCGCTGGAGCGCCGCGTGGATATCCACTTCAGCCTGCCGGAGTCCATGGCCGGGAATTTTTAA
- the pdsR gene encoding proteobacterial dedicated sortase system response regulator: protein MTATIAIVEDERAIAENYRDALRRSGYRVDLYSSRPEALGAFRQRLPDLAVIDVGLGAEIEGGFELCRELRAMAPTLPILFLTARDSELDIISGLRLGADDYLTKDISLPHMQARINALLRRVSVLRDQSDDGETLAQGHLDLDISRLHCRWRGEPVDLTVTEFWIVHALAKRPGHVKSRSQLMEAARVVLDDNTITSHVKRIRRKFQVLDKDFDAIGTAYGMGYRWQV, encoded by the coding sequence ATGACTGCCACCATTGCCATCGTCGAAGACGAGCGCGCCATCGCCGAGAACTACCGCGACGCCCTGCGCCGCAGCGGCTACCGGGTCGACCTCTACAGCTCGCGCCCCGAAGCCCTGGGTGCCTTCCGCCAGCGACTGCCGGACTTGGCGGTGATCGATGTCGGCCTGGGCGCGGAGATCGAGGGCGGTTTCGAGCTGTGCCGGGAACTGCGCGCCATGGCCCCCACCCTGCCGATCCTGTTCCTGACCGCGCGGGACTCCGAACTGGACATCATCTCAGGGCTGCGCCTGGGCGCCGACGACTACCTGACCAAGGACATCTCCCTGCCCCATATGCAGGCGCGCATCAACGCCCTGCTGCGCCGGGTGAGCGTGTTGCGGGACCAGAGCGACGACGGCGAGACCCTCGCCCAGGGCCACCTCGACCTGGATATCTCCCGCCTGCACTGCCGCTGGCGCGGCGAGCCTGTGGACCTGACCGTCACCGAGTTCTGGATAGTGCACGCCCTGGCGAAAAGGCCTGGTCACGTGAAATCCCGCAGCCAGCTGATGGAGGCCGCGCGGGTGGTGCTGGATGACAACACCATCACCTCCCACGTCAAGCGTATCCGGCGCAAGTTCCAGGTGCTGGACAAGGATTTTGACGCCATCGGCACTGCTTACGGTATGGGTTACCGGTGGCAGGTGTAA
- the ribF gene encoding bifunctional riboflavin kinase/FAD synthetase, protein MAPERELIRGLHNLHPRHRRCVATIGSFDGVHLGHQAIIAQLNQRARESGLPSVAVIFEPQPHEYFSGERAPARLMRFKEKVLALFGAGVDRVLCLQFNEKLRNLSGEAFIQRILVDGLGIRHLVVGDDFRFGCDRSGDYKLLREAGVDAGFSVEDTATVEVAGARVSSTRIREALEDGDFALAEALLGKPYRITGRVARGRALGRQLDAPTANVRLHRYRSPLVGVYTVKVRRTDDRPLLGERRELAGVANVGFRPTVEGEGAQPLLEVHLFDFDSDLYGREIAVEFCHKLRDEEKFASLELLKAQIAADIRDAKEWFANHP, encoded by the coding sequence TTGGCCCCCGAGCGCGAACTGATTCGCGGGTTGCACAACCTGCATCCCCGGCACCGCCGCTGCGTGGCCACCATCGGCTCGTTCGACGGTGTGCACCTGGGCCACCAGGCGATTATCGCGCAACTCAACCAGCGGGCGCGGGAGTCCGGGCTGCCCTCGGTGGCGGTGATCTTCGAGCCTCAGCCCCACGAGTACTTTTCCGGCGAGCGCGCGCCGGCGCGGCTGATGCGCTTCAAGGAGAAGGTGCTGGCGCTGTTCGGCGCCGGGGTGGACCGGGTGCTGTGCCTACAGTTCAACGAAAAGCTGCGCAACCTCAGCGGCGAGGCGTTTATCCAGCGCATACTGGTGGACGGCCTGGGAATCAGGCATCTGGTGGTGGGCGATGATTTCCGTTTCGGCTGCGATCGCAGCGGCGACTATAAGCTGTTACGAGAGGCCGGTGTCGACGCCGGCTTCTCGGTGGAGGACACAGCCACGGTGGAAGTGGCGGGCGCGCGGGTGAGCAGCACACGCATTCGCGAGGCGCTGGAGGACGGCGATTTCGCCCTGGCGGAGGCGCTGTTGGGCAAGCCCTACCGGATTACCGGGCGGGTGGCCCGCGGCCGCGCCCTGGGCCGGCAGCTGGACGCGCCCACCGCCAATGTGCGCCTGCACCGCTACCGCTCGCCGCTGGTGGGGGTGTACACGGTAAAGGTGCGGCGCACCGACGACAGGCCGCTGTTGGGGGAACGCAGGGAACTCGCCGGCGTGGCCAATGTGGGCTTCCGTCCCACGGTGGAGGGCGAGGGCGCGCAGCCGCTGCTGGAGGTGCACCTGTTCGATTTCGACAGCGACCTGTACGGCCGCGAAATCGCTGTGGAGTTTTGCCACAAGTTGCGCGACGAGGAGAAATTCGCCTCCCTGGAATTATTGAAGGCACAAATCGCCGCGGATATCCGCGATGCCAAAGAGTGGTTCGCCAATCACCCCTAA
- the murJ gene encoding murein biosynthesis integral membrane protein MurJ, whose translation MSQPPDTPQKPSEKSGAARLLHGSSIVGGATFLSRIAGLARDIVVARFVGASDAADAFIVAFKIPNFFRRLFAEGAFAQAFVPVLAEYRKRGGIAAARELNDRVAGALGGSLLVVTLFAVVCAPLVTGLFAFGWWWHGSEQEKFALATDMLRITFPYLMLISLTGFAGAVLNSFDRFAVPALTPVLLNLVLIAAATVAAGWFDPAVLALAWGVFAAGVVQLLFQVPFLVRQGLLPRPRWDWEYPGVRKILRLMAPAIFGVSVTQISLLLDTFLASFLPSGSVSWLYYSDRLTELPLGVFGVAVATVILPSLSRQHADGDPRRFRHTLDWALRSVTLISLPAAVALIVLAEPLLTTLFLHGDEMTVRDMQMAAWSLRAYSLGLLAFMLIKVLAPGYFARQNTYTPVRFGLIAISAKMVLSLVLVIPLNYYFRLGHMGLALATAAQAAINAWLLYKGLRRDDVYRPEAGWGRYLLRLLLANLAMVALLLAALHYWPEWSDWSWWQRAWRMGLLVAAGAGTYVLVLLVSGLRPRHFSGMGNAE comes from the coding sequence TTGTCCCAGCCCCCAGACACGCCGCAGAAGCCCAGCGAGAAGTCCGGCGCCGCCAGGCTGCTGCACGGCAGTTCCATCGTCGGGGGCGCCACTTTCCTGTCGCGGATCGCGGGCCTGGCGCGGGATATCGTGGTGGCCCGCTTCGTAGGCGCCAGCGATGCCGCCGACGCCTTTATCGTGGCCTTCAAGATTCCCAATTTCTTTCGCCGCCTGTTCGCGGAGGGGGCCTTTGCCCAGGCGTTTGTGCCGGTGCTGGCGGAGTATCGCAAGCGCGGCGGCATCGCCGCGGCCCGTGAGCTGAACGACCGGGTGGCCGGGGCTCTGGGAGGCTCTCTGCTGGTGGTCACCCTGTTCGCGGTGGTGTGCGCGCCGCTGGTCACTGGATTGTTCGCCTTCGGCTGGTGGTGGCACGGCTCCGAGCAGGAAAAGTTCGCCCTGGCCACGGATATGCTGCGCATCACCTTCCCCTATCTGATGCTGATATCCCTGACCGGTTTCGCCGGTGCGGTGCTGAACAGCTTCGACCGCTTTGCGGTGCCGGCTTTGACACCGGTATTGCTCAACCTGGTGCTGATTGCCGCCGCCACAGTGGCCGCGGGGTGGTTCGATCCGGCGGTGCTGGCCCTGGCCTGGGGAGTGTTCGCCGCCGGGGTGGTGCAGTTGCTGTTCCAGGTGCCTTTCCTGGTGCGCCAGGGACTGCTGCCGCGGCCGCGCTGGGACTGGGAGTACCCGGGAGTGCGCAAGATTCTGCGGCTGATGGCGCCGGCGATCTTCGGTGTGTCAGTGACCCAGATCAGCCTGCTGCTGGACACTTTTCTGGCCTCATTCCTGCCCAGCGGCAGTGTCAGTTGGCTCTATTATTCCGATCGCCTGACTGAGCTGCCACTGGGGGTCTTCGGCGTGGCGGTGGCCACGGTGATCCTGCCCAGCCTGTCCCGCCAGCACGCGGACGGCGATCCGCGGCGCTTCCGCCACACCCTGGATTGGGCCCTGCGCAGCGTGACCCTGATCTCGCTGCCGGCGGCGGTGGCGCTGATCGTGTTGGCGGAGCCGCTGCTCACCACCTTGTTCCTGCACGGCGACGAGATGACCGTGCGGGATATGCAGATGGCTGCCTGGTCCCTGCGCGCCTACTCCCTGGGATTGCTGGCCTTTATGTTGATCAAGGTGTTGGCCCCCGGTTATTTCGCCCGCCAGAATACCTATACGCCGGTGCGTTTCGGCCTGATCGCCATTTCCGCGAAGATGGTGCTGAGCCTGGTTTTGGTGATTCCTCTCAACTACTACTTCCGGCTCGGACATATGGGGCTGGCCCTGGCCACCGCGGCGCAGGCGGCGATCAATGCATGGCTGTTGTACAAGGGGCTGCGCCGGGACGACGTCTACCGCCCGGAGGCCGGCTGGGGCCGCTATCTGCTGCGCCTGCTGTTGGCCAACCTGGCGATGGTGGCGCTGCTGCTGGCGGCGCTGCACTACTGGCCGGAGTGGAGCGACTGGTCCTGGTGGCAGCGGGCCTGGCGGATGGGCCTGCTGGTGGCCGCCGGCGCCGGCACCTATGTCCTGGTGTTATTGGTATCGGGGTTGCGACCGCGCCACTTTAGCGGAATGGGGAATGCGGAATGA
- the ileS gene encoding isoleucine--tRNA ligase gives MTDYKTTLNLPHTEFPMRGNLPQREPAILQKWQQGKLYEKIRAARAGREQFILHDGPPYANGDIHIGHSVNKILKDIIVKSKTLSGFDAPYVPGWDCHGLPIEHRVEKKIGKAGAKVDYKTFRQKCRDYAAKQVEGQKKDFIRLGVFGDWDNPYRTMDFQFEADIVRALGRVVKNGHLARGFKPVYWSVVGASALAEAEVEYQDKTSYSIDVCYPVTEETALAIADAAGGHAGDGPLSVVIWTTTPWTLPSSQAVSVNGELEYVVVQAGDRRLLVAKDLKDAVLERAGLQGEVVGHIRGAALEHLKLHHPFYDKLVPIVLGDHVTTDAGTGCVHTAPDHGPDDFVVGKKYGIDTLNYVDENGVYRDSVPIFAGEHVYKVDEKIVALLREKGVLLHQDKLVHSYPHCWRTKTPLIYRATPQWFISMQQNDLLDHARKAADEVRWIPGWGKARIDAMLDASPDWCISRQRTWGVPIALFVHKETHEIHPDTPALMDRVAELVEAGGMDVWFDLDPRELLGDDAEHYQKVTDTLDVWFDSGVTHYAVLERRDGLRFPADLYLEGSDQHRGWFQSSLKTSIAINDAAPYRQVLTHGFTVDAQGRKMSKSIGNTVAPQDVINKLGADVLRLWVAATDFSGEMAVSEEILKRTADSYRRLRNTARFFLSNLAGFDPQKDLLPEGELLALDRWALDAAARLQDEIIAAYDNYQFHQIYQKLHNFCVVEMGGFYLDIIKDRQYTTRDDSAARRSAQTALYHIVQAFVRWIAPILSFTAEELWQFIPGNNRDSVFLEEWYPLPKLPADAAKGADYWAAIARVKTAVNKVLEEQRGAGALGGSLQAAVTLFADDDLREKLCELEDELRFVLICSSTSVQRLTDAAGAEATELAGLKVNVHRVDHPKCARCWHYREDVGADPAHPEICSRCVENVAGEGEVRRYA, from the coding sequence ATGACCGATTACAAAACGACCCTGAACCTGCCCCATACCGAGTTTCCCATGCGCGGCAATCTGCCGCAGCGGGAGCCGGCGATTTTGCAGAAGTGGCAGCAGGGCAAGCTCTACGAAAAGATCCGCGCGGCGCGCGCCGGTCGCGAGCAGTTTATCCTGCACGACGGCCCGCCCTACGCCAACGGTGATATTCATATCGGTCACTCGGTCAACAAGATTCTCAAGGATATTATCGTCAAGTCGAAAACCCTGAGCGGCTTCGACGCCCCCTACGTACCCGGCTGGGACTGCCACGGCCTGCCCATCGAGCACCGGGTGGAAAAGAAAATCGGCAAGGCCGGCGCCAAGGTGGACTACAAAACCTTCCGCCAGAAGTGCCGCGACTACGCCGCCAAGCAGGTGGAGGGGCAGAAAAAGGATTTTATTCGCCTGGGCGTGTTCGGCGACTGGGACAATCCCTACCGCACCATGGATTTCCAGTTCGAGGCGGACATCGTCCGCGCCCTCGGCCGCGTGGTGAAAAACGGCCACCTGGCGCGCGGTTTCAAGCCGGTGTATTGGAGCGTGGTGGGCGCCTCTGCGCTGGCGGAGGCGGAAGTGGAGTACCAGGACAAGACCTCCTACTCCATCGATGTCTGCTACCCGGTCACCGAGGAAACCGCGCTGGCGATCGCCGACGCGGCCGGTGGCCATGCGGGCGACGGACCACTCTCCGTGGTGATCTGGACCACCACTCCCTGGACCCTGCCGTCGAGCCAGGCGGTTTCAGTCAACGGCGAGTTGGAATACGTGGTGGTGCAGGCCGGCGATCGGCGCCTGCTGGTGGCCAAGGATCTGAAAGACGCGGTACTGGAGCGCGCGGGCCTGCAAGGCGAAGTGGTGGGCCATATCCGAGGCGCGGCACTGGAACATTTGAAACTGCACCACCCCTTCTACGACAAGCTGGTGCCCATCGTGCTCGGCGACCACGTCACCACCGACGCCGGTACCGGCTGCGTGCACACGGCCCCGGACCACGGCCCGGATGACTTCGTGGTGGGCAAGAAGTACGGTATTGATACGCTCAATTACGTGGATGAGAACGGCGTCTACCGCGACAGCGTGCCCATTTTTGCCGGCGAGCACGTGTACAAGGTGGACGAAAAGATCGTCGCACTATTGCGGGAAAAAGGCGTTCTGTTGCATCAGGACAAGCTGGTGCACAGCTACCCCCACTGCTGGCGCACCAAGACGCCGCTGATTTATCGCGCGACGCCCCAGTGGTTTATCAGCATGCAGCAGAACGACCTGCTGGATCATGCTCGGAAAGCCGCGGACGAAGTGCGGTGGATTCCCGGCTGGGGCAAGGCGCGCATCGATGCCATGCTCGACGCCAGCCCGGACTGGTGTATTTCCCGCCAGCGCACCTGGGGCGTGCCCATCGCGCTGTTCGTGCACAAAGAGACCCACGAGATTCACCCGGATACCCCGGCGCTGATGGACAGGGTTGCCGAACTGGTGGAAGCCGGCGGTATGGATGTGTGGTTCGACCTGGACCCGCGCGAACTGCTGGGTGACGACGCGGAGCACTACCAGAAAGTCACCGACACCCTGGATGTGTGGTTTGATTCCGGTGTCACTCACTACGCGGTGCTGGAGCGCCGCGACGGCCTGCGCTTCCCCGCGGACCTGTACCTGGAGGGCTCCGACCAGCATCGCGGCTGGTTCCAGTCCTCGTTGAAAACCTCCATCGCCATCAACGATGCCGCGCCCTACAGACAGGTGCTCACCCATGGTTTCACCGTGGACGCCCAGGGCCGCAAGATGTCCAAGTCCATCGGCAACACAGTCGCGCCCCAGGACGTGATCAACAAGCTGGGCGCGGATGTGCTGCGTCTGTGGGTGGCGGCCACCGATTTCAGTGGCGAAATGGCGGTATCCGAGGAAATTCTGAAGCGCACCGCCGACTCCTACCGGCGCTTGCGCAACACCGCTCGCTTCTTCCTTTCCAATCTTGCGGGCTTCGATCCGCAGAAGGACCTGTTGCCGGAGGGGGAACTGCTGGCGCTCGACCGCTGGGCGCTGGACGCGGCCGCGCGTCTGCAGGACGAAATAATCGCTGCCTACGACAACTACCAGTTCCACCAGATCTACCAGAAGTTGCACAACTTCTGCGTGGTGGAGATGGGCGGTTTTTATCTCGACATCATCAAGGACCGCCAGTACACCACGCGGGACGACAGCGCCGCGCGCCGCTCGGCGCAGACGGCGCTCTATCATATCGTGCAGGCGTTCGTGCGCTGGATAGCGCCGATCCTCAGCTTTACCGCCGAGGAGTTGTGGCAGTTTATTCCCGGCAACAACCGCGACAGCGTATTTCTCGAGGAGTGGTACCCACTGCCGAAACTGCCCGCGGACGCCGCCAAGGGTGCGGACTACTGGGCCGCCATCGCCCGGGTCAAGACCGCAGTGAACAAAGTGCTAGAAGAACAGCGCGGCGCCGGAGCACTCGGCGGTTCCCTGCAGGCGGCGGTCACCCTGTTTGCCGACGACGACCTGCGGGAAAAACTGTGCGAACTGGAAGACGAGCTGCGCTTCGTGCTGATCTGCTCCTCCACTTCGGTGCAGAGGCTCACGGACGCCGCCGGCGCGGAGGCCACCGAGCTGGCCGGACTGAAAGTTAATGTGCACCGGGTGGACCACCCCAAATGCGCGCGCTGCTGGCACTACCGCGAGGATGTGGGGGCCGACCCGGCACACCCGGAAATCTGTTCCCGCTGTGTGGAAAACGTCGCGGGCGAGGGTGAGGTGAGACGCTATGCGTAA
- the ispH gene encoding 4-hydroxy-3-methylbut-2-enyl diphosphate reductase, with protein MQIRLANPRGFCAGVDRAIDIVNRALDVFGAPIYVRHEVVHNKFVVDSLRERGAVFVDELCEVPDDVIVIFSAHGVSKAVQKEAADRGLQVFDATCPLVTKVHMEVSKFSTEGSECILIGHAGHPEVEGTMGQFDTGSGGAIYLVEDEKDVAELKVKNPDNLTYVTQTTLSMDDTARVIDALRARFPNVRGPRKDDICYATQNRQDAVKQLALECDLVLVVGSPNSSNSNRLRELAERCGASAQLIDGAADIDPAWLNGKQSIGITAGASAPEVLVREVIARLQQLGADLPEEMAGREENIRFSLPKELR; from the coding sequence ATGCAAATACGTCTCGCCAACCCCCGCGGCTTCTGCGCCGGCGTCGACCGCGCCATCGATATCGTCAATCGCGCGCTGGACGTGTTCGGCGCGCCCATCTATGTGCGCCATGAGGTGGTGCACAACAAATTCGTGGTGGACAGCCTGCGCGAGCGCGGGGCCGTATTCGTGGACGAACTCTGCGAAGTGCCCGACGACGTGATCGTAATCTTCAGTGCCCACGGTGTATCCAAAGCCGTGCAGAAGGAGGCCGCGGATCGCGGCCTGCAAGTCTTCGATGCCACCTGTCCGCTGGTCACCAAGGTGCATATGGAGGTGAGCAAGTTCAGCACCGAAGGCAGCGAGTGCATCCTGATCGGCCATGCCGGCCACCCGGAGGTGGAAGGCACCATGGGCCAGTTCGACACCGGCAGCGGCGGTGCCATCTATCTGGTGGAGGACGAAAAGGATGTAGCTGAGTTGAAGGTTAAGAACCCCGACAATCTCACCTACGTCACCCAGACCACCCTGTCCATGGACGACACCGCCCGCGTTATCGACGCCCTGCGCGCCCGCTTCCCCAATGTCCGCGGCCCGCGCAAGGACGACATCTGCTACGCCACCCAGAATCGCCAGGACGCCGTCAAGCAACTGGCCCTGGAATGCGACCTGGTGCTGGTGGTGGGCAGCCCCAACAGCTCCAACTCCAACCGCCTGCGCGAGCTGGCTGAACGCTGCGGTGCCAGCGCCCAGTTGATCGACGGCGCCGCCGATATCGATCCCGCCTGGCTAAACGGTAAACAGTCCATCGGCATTACCGCCGGCGCCTCCGCGCCGGAGGTGCTGGTGCGGGAAGTGATTGCACGTTTGCAGCAGTTGGGCGCGGATTTGCCTGAGGAGATGGCTGGGCGCGAAGAAAATATCCGCTTCTCCCTGCCCAAGGAACTGCGCTAG
- a CDS encoding peptidylprolyl isomerase, with the protein MSNNVIGEHSRVTLHFSLQLDDATEVDSTFEGDPATFLVGDGSLLPGFERALFGLKAGDEAEIEISPEQGFGQRNPSNIQKVRRDHFSPDIELEPGLVVSFDNGSGELPGVIREVGDDEVTVDFNHPLAGQTLNFHVKIIEVASVQ; encoded by the coding sequence ATGAGCAACAATGTGATCGGCGAACACAGCCGGGTGACCCTGCATTTCAGTCTGCAACTGGACGACGCCACCGAAGTGGATTCGACCTTCGAGGGCGATCCGGCCACCTTCCTGGTGGGCGATGGCAGCCTGCTGCCGGGCTTCGAGCGGGCGCTTTTCGGGCTGAAAGCCGGGGATGAGGCGGAGATAGAAATATCCCCGGAGCAGGGCTTCGGCCAGCGCAACCCAAGCAATATCCAGAAAGTGCGCCGGGACCACTTTTCTCCGGATATCGAACTGGAGCCGGGTCTGGTAGTCTCGTTCGACAACGGTAGCGGCGAACTGCCCGGGGTGATCCGCGAGGTGGGCGACGATGAGGTCACCGTGGACTTCAATCACCCGCTGGCCGGGCAGACACTGAACTTTCACGTAAAAATCATCGAGGTTGCCTCGGTACAGTAG
- a CDS encoding ATP-binding protein, which yields MAVCNVAELGLGAPGNSKTMKLRRQLLLVSLVSLALPWAGCQYLRQVDSALAQGQIQALEATASAVAARLASAPQLIAPDPERQGRPTGAQLYLNPLDQAPVVDGYGDDWRHWRLHPRTLADAGGEPLARVTLGRFGERVYLLLTVLDKTPSHHDPRTGLLASGDAIQLYTATNHYTLPVASQGAAHALWHNFRRGTRERELRLRGRWTASAGGYQLELALPYTLTGGELAIVVEDRDASDGGTPQRSAGTLPADGLPGKLVQPLAPLQAELEHFARPQLQLAVVDSEGFLLASAGQVESADTDSGDVHWLRNWIYRRLLARETLPPAPEEGLPQSMIESRTTAQQWFRGPRDSRIGAVSTPVITRADDIVERPLLGRVIAMQSGDALQSLTGSAAHRLWLVTCAAAGTALLLLLGYASWLSWRIRRLHRAARNAVDASGRLRGDFPRARLGDEIGALNRAFASLLAELDQYHQYLRTLAGKLSHELRTPLAVVRSSLDNLTAGELDGDSRRYAERAMEGGARLSGILNSLSAASHLEASIQQAETEPSARHKQDFDLADLLEVLVQSYADAQPHHRFALDKPAGELPAHGAPELLAQLLDKLVDNACSFAPPGSEIQLALARGSGEYRLSVSNDGPLLPKGFSHKLFDSLVSVRDDGGRSGHLGLGLHIARLIADFHGGHLGAADREDGSGVVFTLGLPR from the coding sequence ATGGCTGTGTGCAACGTTGCCGAGTTGGGGCTCGGCGCTCCCGGCAACAGCAAAACCATGAAACTCCGCCGCCAACTCCTGCTCGTGAGCCTGGTCTCCCTGGCTCTGCCCTGGGCCGGCTGCCAGTACCTGCGGCAGGTGGACAGCGCCCTCGCCCAGGGGCAGATACAGGCGCTGGAAGCCACCGCCAGCGCCGTGGCCGCCAGGCTCGCCAGCGCGCCGCAACTGATCGCGCCGGACCCGGAGCGCCAGGGGCGCCCCACCGGGGCACAGCTCTACCTGAACCCGCTGGATCAGGCGCCGGTCGTGGACGGTTACGGCGACGACTGGCGCCACTGGCGACTCCACCCCCGAACCCTGGCAGACGCCGGCGGCGAACCCCTGGCCCGCGTCACCCTCGGCCGATTTGGCGAACGGGTCTACCTGCTGCTCACTGTGCTGGACAAGACCCCCAGCCACCACGACCCTCGCACAGGCCTGCTCGCCAGTGGCGACGCCATCCAGCTGTATACAGCAACCAATCACTACACCCTGCCGGTGGCCAGCCAGGGCGCCGCCCACGCCCTGTGGCACAACTTCCGTCGCGGCACCCGCGAGCGCGAGCTGCGCCTGCGCGGCCGCTGGACCGCCTCCGCCGGTGGCTACCAACTGGAGTTGGCGCTTCCTTACACCCTGACCGGCGGCGAGCTGGCAATCGTCGTCGAGGACCGCGACGCCAGCGATGGCGGCACCCCGCAGCGCAGCGCCGGCACCCTGCCCGCGGACGGACTTCCGGGCAAACTGGTGCAGCCCCTGGCTCCGCTGCAGGCGGAACTGGAGCATTTCGCCCGCCCGCAACTGCAATTGGCGGTGGTGGACAGCGAGGGTTTCCTGCTCGCCTCCGCCGGCCAGGTTGAATCGGCAGACACCGATAGCGGCGATGTGCACTGGTTGCGCAACTGGATCTACCGGCGTCTGCTGGCGCGGGAAACACTGCCCCCGGCTCCCGAAGAAGGACTGCCACAGTCGATGATCGAAAGCCGGACCACCGCCCAGCAGTGGTTTCGCGGCCCGCGGGACAGCCGGATCGGCGCGGTGAGCACACCGGTGATCACCCGTGCGGACGACATCGTCGAGCGCCCACTCCTGGGCCGGGTGATCGCCATGCAGTCTGGTGACGCCCTGCAATCCCTGACCGGCTCCGCCGCCCACCGCCTGTGGCTGGTCACCTGCGCCGCCGCCGGTACCGCGCTGCTGCTGTTGCTGGGCTACGCCAGTTGGCTGTCCTGGCGCATCCGCCGGCTGCACCGGGCGGCGCGCAACGCCGTGGATGCCAGCGGCAGGCTGCGCGGCGACTTTCCCCGCGCCCGCCTGGGAGATGAGATAGGAGCGCTGAACCGGGCCTTCGCCAGCCTGCTCGCGGAACTGGACCAGTACCACCAGTACCTGCGCACCCTGGCCGGCAAACTCTCCCACGAGTTGCGCACCCCCCTGGCGGTGGTGCGCTCGTCCCTGGACAACCTGACCGCAGGAGAACTGGACGGCGACAGCCGCCGCTACGCGGAGCGGGCCATGGAGGGAGGCGCGCGGCTGTCCGGGATACTCAACAGCCTCTCCGCCGCCAGTCACCTGGAGGCGAGCATCCAGCAGGCGGAAACGGAGCCTTCAGCTCGCCATAAACAGGACTTCGACCTGGCGGATCTGCTGGAAGTGCTGGTACAGAGCTACGCCGATGCCCAACCACATCACCGCTTCGCCCTGGACAAGCCCGCAGGCGAACTGCCTGCCCACGGCGCACCGGAGCTGCTGGCCCAGTTACTGGACAAGCTGGTGGACAACGCCTGCAGCTTCGCACCGCCGGGAAGCGAAATACAGCTGGCGCTGGCCCGGGGAAGCGGCGAATACCGCCTCTCGGTCAGCAACGACGGGCCCCTCCTGCCAAAGGGCTTCTCCCACAAGCTGTTCGACTCGCTGGTCTCGGTGCGCGACGACGGCGGCAGGTCCGGCCATTTGGGGCTGGGGCTGCATATCGCCCGATTGATCGCCGATTTCCACGGCGGCCACCTGGGCGCCGCGGATCGGGAGGATGGCAGCGGAGTGGTCTTCACCCTGGGGCTGCCGCGCTGA
- the lspA gene encoding signal peptidase II yields the protein MRKILMPPWRWYWLALVVIGLDIATKVWAVEQFRFGPPLQIIPGLLQFTYAENTGAAFSFLADAGGWQRWFFGAIALGFSAMVSVWLWRLPAAKRWEPFALALILGGALGNLWDRMLLGYVRDFISVYYGSWSFPVFNVADMAISVGAAMLVIELLFFAERGKDSNESAEV from the coding sequence ATGCGTAAAATCCTGATGCCGCCCTGGCGCTGGTACTGGCTGGCGCTGGTGGTGATCGGCCTGGATATCGCCACCAAGGTGTGGGCAGTGGAGCAGTTCCGCTTCGGCCCGCCGTTGCAGATTATTCCCGGCCTGCTGCAATTCACCTATGCGGAAAACACCGGAGCCGCGTTCAGTTTTCTCGCCGACGCCGGCGGCTGGCAGCGCTGGTTCTTCGGCGCCATCGCGCTGGGCTTCAGCGCTATGGTCAGCGTATGGCTGTGGCGCCTGCCGGCGGCGAAGCGCTGGGAGCCTTTTGCCCTGGCGCTGATTCTGGGCGGCGCTCTCGGCAACCTTTGGGATCGGATGCTGCTGGGTTATGTGCGGGATTTTATCTCCGTGTATTACGGCAGCTGGAGCTTCCCGGTATTCAATGTGGCGGACATGGCCATCAGTGTCGGTGCCGCCATGCTGGTGATCGAACTGCTGTTCTTCGCCGAACGCGGCAAGGACTCGAATGAGAGTGCGGAAGTCTGA